The following coding sequences lie in one Treponema sp. OMZ 790 genomic window:
- a CDS encoding ABC transporter ATP-binding protein, whose translation MEHPLIEAKSLYAGYSKTPVLKGISFSVLRGESLCILGPNGCGKTTLLKSLAGLIDYSGEILLDGKNLKNMKRIDIAKKIAVLSQVSSIYFSYSIYDTVMMGRYARLENSSFRSFSKKDRAYVEKCLRAVDVWNLREKKIDELSGGQLQRVYLARTLAQEPEIILLDEPTNHLDLKNQTELIYFLKDIYKTENKAVIGVFHDINLALQFADKLLFLKDGKIASFGKKEAVLTGEILQAVYGMDVAGWMKNSFKNWALLNL comes from the coding sequence ATGGAGCATCCTCTGATAGAAGCAAAATCGCTTTATGCAGGATATTCAAAGACTCCCGTTTTAAAGGGTATCTCTTTTTCGGTTTTAAGGGGTGAGAGCCTTTGCATTTTAGGACCCAACGGCTGCGGAAAAACGACTCTCTTAAAAAGCCTTGCAGGTCTTATCGATTATTCGGGCGAAATTCTTTTAGACGGTAAAAATTTAAAAAATATGAAACGTATAGATATAGCAAAAAAAATAGCTGTTCTAAGTCAAGTTTCTTCGATATATTTTTCATATTCCATTTACGATACAGTTATGATGGGACGCTATGCCCGCCTTGAAAACTCGTCTTTCCGTTCTTTTTCAAAAAAGGATAGGGCCTATGTCGAAAAATGTTTAAGGGCTGTAGATGTTTGGAATTTGCGCGAAAAGAAAATAGATGAACTTTCAGGCGGTCAACTTCAGCGGGTCTATCTTGCACGAACCCTTGCCCAAGAGCCTGAGATTATTCTTTTGGATGAGCCTACAAATCATCTGGACTTAAAAAATCAAACCGAGCTGATTTATTTTTTAAAAGATATCTATAAAACGGAAAACAAGGCCGTAATCGGAGTCTTTCACGATATAAACCTAGCCCTTCAATTTGCCGATAAGCTCCTTTTTTTAAAGGACGGAAAGATAGCCTCATTCGGAAAAAAAGAAGCGGTTTTAACCGGAGAAATTTTACAAGCCGTTTACGGAATGGATGTAGCCGGCTGGATGAAAAATTCTTTTAAAAACTGGGCTTTACTAAATTTGTAA
- a CDS encoding aminoacyl-histidine dipeptidase — protein sequence MNPLQNTEPKEVFKWFYEISQVPRGSGNERAISDFLVKFAKDRNLEVHQDKAMNVIIKKSGTAGYEKSPTVIIQGHMDMVCEKDTSSNHDFLKDPIKFVVKDGMLYADKTTLGGDDGIAVAYALTVLDSKDIPHPPLEVLITTEEETGMGGAMALTDEHLQGTRLLNIDSEEEGVFLVSCAGGANIHVFFDIKKEAANGKFLKITVGGLLGGHSGIEINKQRANSIKLLGRVLYNIKQNEKINIVEISGGSKHNAIAKDAYAVIAVENTDAVLKIVEKTAADFKSEYRAVDKLLSLTAAEAQNPSGQMFTKELTLNIIDFMAGIPNGVQYMSMEIPGLVQTSLNNGVLEAIDGRIKFTTSVRSSVKSALDEIVDVLKILAERCGAEFKKASEYPAWEYSPDSPVRDAAVNVYKKLNGKEPVITAIHAGLECGLLKKTLPNVDAVSFGPNLHDVHTPNEHMEIASVERVWKFLTAYLAELKN from the coding sequence ATGAACCCATTGCAAAACACCGAACCTAAAGAAGTATTTAAATGGTTCTACGAGATATCTCAGGTACCGAGAGGTTCGGGAAATGAAAGAGCTATCAGCGATTTTCTTGTAAAATTTGCAAAAGATAGAAATCTTGAAGTACATCAAGATAAGGCTATGAACGTTATCATAAAGAAGAGCGGAACTGCCGGATATGAAAAATCTCCGACGGTTATTATTCAGGGACACATGGACATGGTCTGCGAAAAAGATACTTCTTCAAACCACGACTTTTTAAAAGACCCGATTAAATTCGTTGTAAAAGACGGAATGCTCTATGCCGATAAGACCACTCTCGGCGGAGACGACGGTATAGCCGTAGCCTACGCTCTTACCGTTCTAGATTCAAAGGATATTCCCCATCCGCCTCTTGAAGTATTAATTACAACTGAAGAAGAAACAGGAATGGGAGGTGCGATGGCCCTTACCGATGAGCATCTTCAAGGAACACGCCTTTTAAATATCGACTCCGAAGAAGAAGGCGTATTTTTGGTAAGCTGTGCAGGAGGAGCCAATATTCATGTCTTTTTCGATATAAAGAAGGAAGCCGCAAATGGTAAATTCTTAAAAATTACCGTTGGAGGTCTTCTCGGAGGGCACTCAGGTATCGAGATAAACAAGCAGAGGGCAAACTCAATCAAGCTCTTGGGCCGTGTTTTGTACAACATCAAACAAAACGAAAAAATCAATATTGTAGAAATTTCAGGCGGCTCAAAGCACAATGCAATTGCAAAGGATGCCTATGCAGTAATAGCAGTTGAAAATACGGATGCCGTTTTGAAGATTGTCGAAAAAACGGCTGCCGATTTTAAGAGCGAGTACAGAGCCGTGGATAAACTTTTAAGTCTTACCGCCGCCGAAGCTCAAAATCCTTCCGGCCAAATGTTTACAAAAGAACTTACCCTAAACATTATAGACTTTATGGCCGGTATCCCCAACGGTGTTCAATACATGAGTATGGAGATCCCCGGGCTTGTTCAAACAAGTTTAAATAACGGCGTTTTGGAAGCGATCGACGGAAGAATCAAATTTACGACCTCTGTACGAAGCAGTGTAAAGAGCGCCCTTGACGAAATTGTGGATGTCCTTAAAATTTTAGCTGAACGCTGCGGGGCGGAATTTAAAAAAGCTTCGGAATATCCCGCTTGGGAGTACAGCCCCGATTCGCCTGTACGCGATGCGGCAGTTAATGTTTATAAAAAACTTAACGGAAAGGAGCCCGTTATTACGGCAATACATGCAGGGCTTGAATGCGGCCTTTTAAAGAAGACCCTCCCCAATGTCGACGCTGTCAGCTTCGGCCCCAACCTTCATGATGTTCACACGCCTAACGAACACATGGAAATCGCTTCTGTGGAGCGTGTATGGAAGTTCTTGACGGCCTATCTCGCTGAATTAAAGAATTAG
- a CDS encoding DUF1361 domain-containing protein produces MSRYFKNIFRIKSTFALMFLSFFCIFLSVCRIFIAENYFLLFLVWNLFLAFVPWLISSILYLSKNINKAVFIFFAAFWLLFFPNALYIVTDFIHLKTAASTMRWYDLILLFSYSFTGLFYGFISLDFIETKIKNLFKLKYPQIFSIIVIYLSAFGIYLGRFLRRNSWDVVTNLNSILSDLFLPIKNPFIHARTWAFILLLGTLFNLLYISYKSFDEKKI; encoded by the coding sequence ATGAGCCGTTACTTTAAAAATATATTCCGAATTAAAAGCACCTTTGCCCTAATGTTCTTATCTTTTTTTTGTATATTTTTATCTGTTTGCAGAATTTTTATCGCAGAAAACTATTTTTTACTTTTTTTAGTCTGGAATTTATTTTTAGCCTTTGTTCCTTGGTTAATTTCTTCTATTTTATACCTGTCAAAAAATATAAACAAAGCTGTTTTTATATTTTTTGCCGCCTTCTGGCTTTTGTTTTTTCCGAACGCTCTTTATATAGTAACCGATTTTATCCATTTAAAGACCGCAGCCTCAACAATGCGCTGGTATGACCTGATTCTTCTTTTTTCATATAGTTTTACCGGACTTTTCTACGGATTTATAAGTCTGGATTTTATCGAAACAAAGATTAAAAATCTTTTTAAGTTAAAATACCCTCAAATTTTTTCGATAATTGTTATCTATCTTTCAGCCTTCGGCATCTATCTCGGCCGTTTTTTACGCCGGAACTCCTGGGATGTGGTAACAAATTTAAACTCCATCCTTTCAGACCTTTTTTTACCCATAAAAAATCCCTTTATCCATGCCCGCACCTGGGCCTTTATCCTATTACTGGGAACGCTTTTTAATTTGCTTTACATATCATACAAGAGTTTTGACGAAAAGAAAATTTAG
- a CDS encoding metal ABC transporter substrate-binding protein, giving the protein MKSILKICLFFIAFSSLNVFAMGAKDMPDNGKKNVAVTFDAMKELTQAVAGDKVNISVIIPPGMEAHDFEPKAKDLAFLSKADILVYNGLGMEFWLEDAVKAVNNKKLIMVEASAGIEPIKSGHHHHDEHGEDCDCEACAGEHEHGKGHEHCHHGEFDPHTWLSLSSAKIMVKNIENALSKADPENAKIYNENANKYIAELDTLLKEYIEKFSKVKNKHFVTGHAAFGYLCRDFNLEQNSVTDIFNDNEPNAKELVKLVEYCKKHNVKAIFTEETASPLVSKTLATEVKAKVEKIYTIESPEDNMSYLERMKTNLMRIYENLK; this is encoded by the coding sequence ATGAAGTCTATTTTAAAAATTTGTTTGTTTTTTATCGCATTTTCCTCTTTAAACGTCTTTGCGATGGGAGCAAAAGATATGCCGGATAACGGTAAAAAAAATGTTGCCGTTACCTTCGATGCGATGAAGGAACTTACCCAGGCTGTTGCCGGAGATAAGGTTAATATTTCGGTAATTATACCGCCCGGAATGGAAGCCCACGATTTTGAACCCAAGGCAAAAGACCTTGCCTTTTTGTCAAAGGCCGACATCTTAGTATACAATGGTTTAGGTATGGAGTTTTGGCTTGAAGATGCCGTAAAAGCAGTCAACAATAAAAAACTGATTATGGTTGAAGCAAGCGCAGGTATTGAACCGATCAAATCCGGACACCATCACCATGATGAACACGGAGAAGATTGCGACTGCGAAGCCTGTGCAGGAGAGCACGAACACGGCAAGGGTCATGAGCACTGTCATCACGGGGAATTCGATCCTCATACTTGGCTCAGCCTGTCCTCGGCAAAAATTATGGTTAAAAATATAGAAAATGCTTTAAGCAAGGCCGATCCCGAAAATGCAAAAATCTATAACGAAAATGCAAATAAATACATTGCCGAGCTTGATACACTTTTAAAAGAATACATCGAAAAATTTTCTAAAGTTAAAAATAAGCATTTTGTAACGGGACATGCAGCCTTCGGCTATCTTTGCCGAGACTTTAACTTGGAACAAAATTCGGTAACCGATATTTTTAACGATAATGAACCTAATGCAAAAGAACTTGTAAAATTGGTAGAATATTGCAAGAAACACAATGTAAAAGCCATATTTACTGAAGAAACGGCAAGTCCTCTCGTTTCAAAAACTCTTGCAACGGAAGTAAAGGCCAAGGTCGAAAAAATTTACACAATTGAAAGCCCTGAAGACAATATGAGTTATCTTGAACGCATGAAAACAAATTTAATGCGTATCTATGAAAATTTAAAATAA